A stretch of Mycobacterium sp. ITM-2016-00316 DNA encodes these proteins:
- the rplA gene encoding 50S ribosomal protein L1 → MSKNSKAYREAAEKVDRDNLYTPLEAAKLAKETSSKKQDATVEVAVRLGVDPRKADQMVRGTVNLPHGTGKTARVAVFAVGEKAEQAVAAGADIVGSDDLIEKIQGGFLDFDAAIATPDQMAKVGRIARVLGPRGLMPNPKTGTVTADVTKAVNDIKGGKINFRVDKQANLHFVIGKASFDEKALAENYGAALDEILRAKPSSSKGRYVKKVTVSTTTGPGIPVDPAITRNFTEDQV, encoded by the coding sequence ATGAGCAAGAACAGCAAGGCTTACCGCGAAGCCGCCGAAAAGGTGGACCGCGACAATCTCTACACCCCTCTTGAGGCCGCCAAGTTGGCCAAGGAGACCTCCTCGAAGAAGCAGGACGCCACCGTCGAGGTTGCGGTCCGCTTGGGCGTGGACCCCCGCAAGGCAGACCAGATGGTGCGCGGCACCGTCAACCTGCCGCACGGCACCGGTAAGACGGCCCGTGTCGCGGTGTTCGCCGTGGGTGAGAAGGCCGAGCAGGCCGTCGCAGCAGGCGCCGATATCGTCGGCAGCGATGACCTGATCGAGAAGATCCAGGGCGGTTTCCTGGACTTCGACGCCGCGATCGCCACCCCCGACCAGATGGCCAAGGTCGGCCGCATCGCGCGTGTGCTCGGCCCGCGTGGTCTGATGCCCAACCCGAAGACCGGCACCGTGACCGCTGACGTCACCAAGGCCGTCAACGACATCAAGGGCGGCAAGATCAACTTCCGCGTCGACAAGCAGGCCAATCTGCACTTCGTGATCGGCAAGGCGTCCTTCGACGAGAAGGCGCTCGCCGAGAACTACGGTGCCGCGCTGGATGAGATCCTGCGGGCCAAGCCGTCGTCGTCGAAGGGGCGCTACGTCAAGAAGGTCACCGTCTCCACCACCACCGGCCCGGGCATCCCGGTCGACCCGGCGATCACCCGTAACTTCACGGAGGATCAGGTCTAG
- the hadC gene encoding (3R)-hydroxyacyl-ACP dehydratase subunit HadC gives MALKADILGMVYKYPEVFVVGREQVRQFALAVKSPDPASLHEEAAAELGHDTLVAGPTFVSIVALLVQQDFFRNVDVGMETMQIIQVDQRFVYHRPIKVGDRLHAQLEIKSVENRFNADIVVTRNVLTDDDGGIIMEAFTTLMGHEGDNSVSVRYDRETGQVLRAAVGE, from the coding sequence ATGGCGTTGAAGGCAGACATCCTCGGGATGGTCTACAAGTACCCCGAGGTCTTCGTGGTGGGCCGTGAGCAGGTCAGGCAATTCGCGCTCGCGGTGAAGTCTCCCGATCCGGCGTCGCTGCACGAAGAGGCCGCCGCCGAGCTGGGCCACGACACGCTGGTCGCCGGTCCCACGTTCGTCTCGATCGTGGCGCTGCTGGTGCAGCAGGACTTCTTCCGCAACGTCGACGTCGGCATGGAGACCATGCAGATCATCCAGGTCGACCAGCGCTTCGTGTACCACCGCCCGATCAAGGTCGGCGACCGTCTGCACGCCCAGCTGGAGATCAAGTCGGTCGAGAACCGCTTCAACGCCGACATCGTGGTGACCCGCAACGTGCTCACCGACGATGACGGCGGGATCATCATGGAGGCGTTCACCACGCTGATGGGCCACGAAGGCGACAACTCGGTGTCGGTGCGCTACGACCGCGAGACCGGACAGGTGCTCCGGGCAGCGGTAGGGGAGTAG
- a CDS encoding crotonase/enoyl-CoA hydratase family protein gives MTATYAAHEAVATITLDDGKVNALSPAMQASINAALDQAETDIAAGTVKAVVLAGNDRVFSGGFDLSVFASGDADAGHGMLSGGFELAIRTLTFPAPVVMAATGPAIAMGSFLLLSGDHRVGSERSRCQANEVVIGMTLPLAALEIMRARLTAAAFSRAVSVAAVFAGDAAISAGWLDEIVEREAVLSRAQEVAAEYAGTLHLKAHVASKLKARSSALEAIQAGIDGLAAEFKMSLS, from the coding sequence ATGACCGCCACTTACGCCGCTCACGAAGCCGTCGCGACCATCACGCTCGACGACGGCAAGGTCAACGCGTTGTCGCCGGCGATGCAGGCCTCCATCAATGCCGCTCTGGATCAGGCCGAGACCGATATCGCCGCGGGCACGGTCAAGGCCGTGGTGCTGGCCGGCAACGATCGGGTGTTCAGCGGCGGATTCGACCTGAGCGTATTCGCCTCCGGTGACGCGGACGCCGGGCACGGGATGCTCTCCGGCGGTTTCGAATTGGCAATCCGGACGCTGACGTTCCCGGCGCCGGTGGTGATGGCCGCGACCGGGCCCGCGATCGCGATGGGGTCCTTTCTGCTGCTCAGTGGTGACCATCGGGTGGGGTCGGAGCGATCGCGCTGCCAGGCCAACGAGGTCGTGATCGGGATGACGCTGCCGCTGGCGGCGCTGGAGATCATGCGGGCGCGGCTGACGGCTGCGGCGTTCTCGCGGGCGGTGTCGGTGGCCGCGGTGTTCGCCGGGGACGCGGCGATCTCCGCCGGCTGGCTCGACGAGATCGTGGAGCGCGAGGCGGTGCTGTCGCGGGCCCAGGAGGTCGCCGCGGAATATGCCGGGACGCTGCACCTGAAGGCGCACGTGGCCAGCAAGCTGAAGGCCCGCTCGTCGGCGCTGGAGGCGATCCAGGCCGGGATCGACGGGCTGGCGGCCGAGTTCAAGATGTCGCTGAGCTGA
- the rplK gene encoding 50S ribosomal protein L11 gives MAPKKKVVGLIKLQIQAGQANPAPPVGPALGQHGVNIMEFCKAYNAATESQRGNVIPVEISVYEDRSFTFALKTPPAAKLLLKAAGVQKGSGTPHTTKVASVTWDQVREIAETKKEDLNANDIDAAAKIIAGTARSMGITVK, from the coding sequence ATGGCCCCGAAGAAGAAGGTCGTCGGGTTGATCAAGCTCCAGATCCAGGCCGGGCAGGCCAACCCTGCTCCGCCCGTGGGTCCGGCGCTCGGCCAGCACGGCGTCAACATCATGGAATTCTGCAAGGCGTACAACGCCGCGACCGAGTCGCAGCGCGGGAACGTCATCCCCGTGGAGATCAGTGTCTACGAGGATCGCTCCTTCACGTTCGCCCTGAAGACCCCGCCCGCCGCCAAGCTGCTGCTCAAGGCCGCAGGCGTGCAGAAGGGTTCCGGCACCCCGCACACCACCAAGGTCGCCTCGGTGACCTGGGACCAGGTGCGTGAGATCGCCGAGACCAAGAAGGAAGACCTCAACGCCAACGACATCGACGCAGCCGCGAAGATCATCGCCGGCACCGCCCGGTCCATGGGCATCACGGTCAAGTAG
- a CDS encoding globin domain-containing protein: MTVTTPAQDLEPAHAEMITATLPLVGANIDAITREFYRRLFEAHPSLLRNLFNRGNQAQGAQQRALAASIATFATHLVNPDLPHPAELLSRIGHKHASLGITADQYPIVHEHLFAAIVQVLGAETVTAEVAEAWDRVYWIMAQTLIDMERALYEEAGVAAGDVYRRGRVTGRVDDPSGVVLVTVGGLDADFEPGQYVSVGVTLPDGARQLRQYSLVNAPGGGELTFAVKPAGEVSDWIRDHLHVGDLIDVTVPFGDLPAPQPGVPLVLISAGIGITPMLGILEALPADARVQVLHADRSQATHPLRERQRELVEKLPNATLQLWYEDLMSLDGVELPADAEVYLCGNDGFVRAVRDQLLARGVTRVHCELFSPNDWLL, encoded by the coding sequence ATGACCGTCACCACCCCCGCACAGGACCTGGAACCCGCCCATGCCGAAATGATCACGGCCACGCTGCCGTTGGTCGGGGCCAATATCGACGCGATCACCCGGGAGTTCTACCGGCGGCTCTTCGAGGCGCACCCGTCGCTGCTGCGCAATCTGTTCAACCGGGGCAATCAGGCCCAGGGCGCTCAGCAGCGCGCACTGGCGGCGTCCATCGCGACCTTCGCGACGCATCTGGTGAATCCGGACCTGCCGCATCCGGCCGAGCTGCTGTCGCGGATCGGGCACAAGCACGCGTCGCTGGGCATCACCGCCGACCAGTACCCGATCGTGCACGAGCACCTGTTCGCCGCGATCGTGCAGGTGCTGGGCGCCGAGACCGTCACCGCCGAGGTCGCCGAGGCCTGGGACCGCGTCTACTGGATCATGGCGCAGACGCTGATCGACATGGAGCGTGCGCTCTATGAAGAGGCCGGGGTGGCCGCCGGTGATGTCTATCGGCGCGGGCGGGTCACGGGCCGGGTCGACGATCCGTCCGGGGTGGTCCTGGTGACCGTCGGCGGCCTCGATGCCGATTTCGAGCCGGGGCAGTACGTGTCGGTCGGGGTGACGCTGCCCGACGGCGCCCGCCAGTTGCGGCAGTACAGCCTGGTCAATGCTCCCGGCGGCGGTGAGCTGACCTTCGCGGTCAAACCGGCCGGTGAGGTGTCGGACTGGATCCGGGACCACCTGCATGTCGGTGACCTGATCGACGTGACCGTCCCGTTCGGTGATCTGCCCGCCCCGCAGCCGGGTGTCCCGCTGGTGCTCATCTCGGCGGGCATCGGCATCACCCCGATGCTCGGCATCCTGGAAGCGCTGCCGGCCGACGCGCGGGTGCAGGTGCTGCACGCCGACCGCAGCCAAGCGACCCACCCGCTGCGGGAACGTCAGCGCGAACTCGTCGAGAAGCTGCCCAACGCGACCCTGCAGCTCTGGTACGAGGACCTGATGTCGTTGGACGGGGTCGAGTTGCCCGCCGACGCCGAGGTCTACCTGTGCGGCAACGACGGCTTCGTGCGCGCGGTGCGCGACCAGCTGCTCGCGCGCGGAGTGACCCGGGTGCACTGCGAGCTGTTCAGCCCGAACGACTGGCTGCTGTAG
- the nusG gene encoding transcription termination/antitermination protein NusG → MTSFDGVSDSTENSDADTPEGEAVVDVIDETAATPEADEAPAAEAAEAEAEDEDPAVALKKDLRTRPGNWYVIHSYAGYENKVKANLETRVQNLDVGDYIFQVEVPTEEVTEIKNGQRKQVNRKVLPGYILVRMELNDESWGAVRNTPGVTGFVGATSKPSPLSLDDVVKFLLPPAAAKKPAKSTSGAAASSEATLERPEILVDFEVGESVTVMDGPFATLPASISEVNAEQQKLKVLVSIFGRETPVELTFTQVAKI, encoded by the coding sequence GTGACTAGCTTCGACGGCGTCTCAGATTCAACTGAGAACTCTGACGCCGACACGCCTGAGGGTGAAGCCGTCGTCGACGTGATCGACGAAACCGCCGCAACTCCGGAAGCCGACGAGGCTCCCGCGGCCGAGGCTGCCGAGGCCGAGGCTGAGGACGAGGATCCCGCGGTCGCGCTGAAGAAGGACCTGCGCACCCGTCCGGGCAACTGGTACGTCATCCACTCGTACGCCGGTTACGAGAACAAGGTGAAGGCGAACCTCGAGACCCGCGTGCAGAACCTCGACGTCGGCGACTACATCTTCCAGGTCGAGGTGCCCACCGAAGAGGTCACCGAGATCAAGAACGGCCAGCGCAAGCAGGTCAACCGCAAGGTCCTGCCGGGCTACATCCTGGTGCGCATGGAACTCAACGACGAGTCGTGGGGCGCGGTGCGTAACACCCCGGGTGTCACCGGCTTCGTCGGCGCGACGTCCAAGCCGTCCCCGCTGTCGCTGGACGACGTGGTGAAGTTCCTGCTGCCGCCGGCGGCGGCCAAGAAGCCCGCCAAGAGCACTTCCGGTGCCGCGGCATCGTCGGAGGCGACTCTGGAGCGTCCCGAGATCCTGGTCGACTTCGAGGTGGGCGAGTCCGTCACCGTCATGGACGGCCCGTTCGCGACGTTGCCTGCCTCGATCAGCGAGGTCAACGCCGAGCAGCAGAAGCTCAAGGTGCTGGTGTCGATCTTCGGTCGCGAGACACCGGTCGAGCTGACGTTCACGCAGGTCGCCAAGATTTAG
- the secE gene encoding preprotein translocase subunit SecE codes for MSDDQPPLGPSAGEGPEDGQTSGPAAVPAGPLRPTGKRSRRTAAEPAGGAVAVSDAEDADDAGSEDKPAKRTKPAKAAKTDEGRANPFQFVWNYLKQVIGELRKVIWPNRKQMVTYTTVVLVFLAFMVTLIGFTDLGLAKLVAIIFG; via the coding sequence GTGAGCGACGATCAACCGCCTCTGGGGCCTTCGGCAGGCGAAGGGCCCGAGGACGGCCAGACGAGCGGTCCCGCCGCCGTTCCCGCCGGACCGCTGCGCCCCACCGGAAAGCGGTCGCGACGCACGGCAGCCGAACCGGCCGGAGGCGCCGTTGCGGTCTCCGATGCTGAGGACGCGGATGACGCCGGATCCGAGGACAAGCCGGCCAAGCGCACGAAACCGGCCAAGGCAGCGAAGACGGACGAGGGACGGGCCAATCCGTTCCAGTTCGTCTGGAACTACCTGAAGCAGGTCATCGGAGAACTGCGCAAGGTCATCTGGCCGAACCGCAAGCAGATGGTCACCTACACCACCGTGGTCTTGGTGTTCCTGGCCTTCATGGTGACGCTGATCGGATTCACCGACCTCGGGCTGGCCAAGCTCGTGGCGATCATCTTCGGCTGA
- a CDS encoding Rrf2 family transcriptional regulator: protein MQLTRFTDLGLRTMMLLAAGDAADRRITTRTIAVGADASEHHIAKAVARLADLGMVNARRGRVGGLSLTEAGRTVSLGWLVRRLEGDAEVIDCAGGATPCPLIAGCRLRRVLAEAKEAFYRELDNHTLQDLTGGGLLPVVTLPLERTTR, encoded by the coding sequence ATGCAACTCACCCGGTTCACCGATCTGGGGCTGCGCACCATGATGCTGCTGGCCGCGGGCGACGCGGCCGATCGCCGCATCACCACCCGAACCATCGCCGTCGGCGCCGACGCCTCCGAGCATCACATCGCCAAGGCCGTCGCGCGCCTGGCCGACCTCGGCATGGTCAACGCCCGGCGCGGACGGGTGGGCGGGCTGTCGCTGACCGAGGCCGGCCGCACCGTGTCGCTGGGCTGGCTGGTGCGCCGACTCGAAGGCGACGCCGAGGTCATCGACTGCGCCGGCGGCGCCACCCCGTGCCCGCTGATCGCCGGGTGCCGGCTGCGCCGCGTGCTGGCCGAGGCCAAAGAGGCCTTCTACCGCGAACTCGACAACCACACGCTCCAAGACCTGACCGGTGGCGGCTTGCTGCCGGTCGTGACTCTCCCGCTCGAAAGGACCACTCGATGA
- the hadA gene encoding (3R)-hydroxyacyl-ACP dehydratase subunit HadA, which yields MTLSEKIVGMHYRYPDAYEVGREKIREHAIAVKNDDDFYFDEAVAAELGHDSLPAPLTFICIFGLTAQLAFFDSANIGIHDAQIVQVDQELKFRRPIRAGDKLYCDVYVDSVRQAHGTDIIVTRNVITNHSGDVVQEARTTLAGRSGDGEEGFSDGTA from the coding sequence GTGACACTGTCGGAGAAAATCGTCGGGATGCACTACCGCTATCCCGACGCCTACGAGGTGGGCCGCGAGAAGATCCGCGAGCACGCCATCGCCGTCAAGAACGATGATGATTTCTACTTCGATGAGGCTGTCGCCGCCGAGCTCGGGCATGACTCGCTGCCGGCGCCGCTGACATTCATCTGCATCTTCGGATTGACGGCGCAGTTGGCGTTCTTCGACAGCGCGAACATCGGTATTCACGACGCTCAGATCGTCCAGGTCGATCAGGAGCTGAAGTTCCGCCGGCCCATTCGGGCGGGGGACAAACTGTATTGCGACGTCTACGTGGACTCGGTCCGGCAGGCACACGGCACCGACATCATCGTCACCAGGAACGTCATCACCAACCACAGCGGTGACGTCGTGCAGGAGGCCCGGACGACCCTCGCGGGACGTTCGGGCGACGGAGAAGAGGGCTTTTCAGATGGCACTGCGTGA
- the rpmG gene encoding 50S ribosomal protein L33: MASSTDVRPKITLACEVCKHRNYITKKNRRNDPDRLEIKKFCPNCGHHQPHKESR; encoded by the coding sequence GTGGCGTCGAGTACCGACGTACGGCCGAAGATCACTTTGGCCTGCGAGGTGTGCAAGCACCGTAACTACATCACCAAGAAGAACCGGCGGAACGATCCCGATCGCCTCGAGATCAAGAAGTTCTGCCCGAACTGTGGTCACCACCAGCCCCACAAAGAGTCGCGCTAG
- a CDS encoding DUF4352 domain-containing protein, with amino-acid sequence MTTPPTTAGWYPDPDGSGGQRYWDGAAWSDHGPDATEPSASTEETSAWPSELPPWPEDMTMPSWDEAGKAEPVSEVETPEADAAPEPEEPVVDEVEPAPAEETEVSADEPTTVVELVEQDQPTAVVQLPEPPAAAVPTPPTEPVAFATTAPPTEAGSSGPLKGYLIGVGGLLAVLVAVLVWAFAFADPGTNSTEATGAEETSETAGTTAPATDSTDPAGTAEGEVIGAGGQVSDGDVAITSNGVEITPTVSAADNELLTKTASGEFVVVRLTLLNNGELPATFLADQQVLNAGGQTFNTETESTFYLGGISAVLYPGQPVDVAFAYDVPPGTAPESLEVHGDLASPGAVLPLS; translated from the coding sequence ATGACGACACCGCCGACCACGGCCGGCTGGTACCCAGATCCCGACGGATCCGGAGGTCAACGCTATTGGGACGGTGCCGCGTGGAGCGATCACGGGCCCGACGCCACCGAGCCGTCTGCGTCCACCGAAGAGACGTCGGCCTGGCCGAGCGAACTGCCGCCGTGGCCCGAGGACATGACGATGCCGTCCTGGGACGAGGCCGGAAAGGCCGAGCCCGTCAGTGAGGTCGAGACTCCCGAGGCCGACGCGGCACCGGAGCCCGAGGAACCCGTCGTCGACGAGGTCGAACCCGCGCCCGCCGAAGAGACGGAGGTGTCCGCGGATGAGCCGACGACCGTCGTCGAACTCGTCGAGCAGGATCAGCCCACCGCCGTCGTGCAGCTGCCCGAGCCGCCCGCCGCGGCGGTGCCGACGCCCCCGACCGAGCCCGTGGCGTTCGCCACCACCGCACCGCCGACCGAGGCCGGTTCTTCCGGTCCGCTGAAGGGCTATCTCATCGGTGTCGGCGGGCTGTTGGCCGTCCTGGTCGCAGTGCTGGTGTGGGCGTTCGCCTTCGCCGACCCCGGCACCAATTCCACTGAGGCCACCGGGGCTGAGGAGACCTCCGAGACTGCTGGGACGACGGCACCGGCAACGGATTCCACCGACCCGGCCGGGACCGCCGAGGGCGAGGTCATCGGCGCCGGCGGACAGGTCTCCGACGGCGACGTCGCGATCACCAGCAACGGCGTGGAGATCACCCCGACGGTCTCGGCCGCCGACAACGAGCTGCTCACCAAGACGGCCTCCGGCGAGTTCGTCGTCGTACGCCTGACATTGCTCAACAACGGTGAACTGCCCGCCACGTTCCTCGCCGACCAGCAGGTACTCAACGCCGGCGGGCAGACCTTCAACACCGAAACCGAGAGCACGTTCTACCTCGGCGGCATCTCGGCGGTGCTGTACCCCGGCCAACCGGTCGATGTCGCCTTCGCCTACGACGTGCCGCCCGGTACCGCTCCGGAGTCCCTGGAGGTCCACGGTGACCTGGCCAGCCCGGGCGCGGTTCTGCCTCTTTCCTGA
- the hadB gene encoding (3R)-hydroxyacyl-ACP dehydratase subunit HadB, which yields MALREFSSVSVGDTLPEKVVPLTRQDLVNYAGVSGDLNPIHWDDEIAKQVGLDTAIAHGMLTMGLGGGYVTSWVGDPAAVTEYNVRFTAVVPVPNDGVGAEIVFNGRVKSVEPESKTVTIAISATTGGKKIFGRAIATAKLA from the coding sequence ATGGCACTGCGTGAGTTCAGTTCGGTAAGCGTCGGCGACACCCTTCCGGAGAAGGTGGTCCCGCTGACCCGTCAGGACCTGGTCAACTATGCCGGCGTTTCCGGCGACCTGAACCCCATCCACTGGGACGACGAGATCGCCAAGCAGGTCGGCCTCGACACCGCGATCGCGCACGGGATGCTCACCATGGGTCTCGGCGGCGGCTACGTGACCTCCTGGGTCGGCGACCCGGCCGCAGTGACCGAGTACAACGTCCGCTTCACCGCCGTGGTGCCGGTGCCCAACGACGGTGTCGGAGCCGAGATCGTGTTCAACGGTCGCGTGAAATCGGTTGAGCCCGAATCCAAGACCGTGACGATCGCGATCTCCGCCACCACCGGCGGCAAGAAGATCTTCGGCCGCGCCATCGCGACCGCGAAGCTGGCCTGA
- a CDS encoding MBL fold metallo-hydrolase — MASDADRLYFRQLLSGRDFAAADPIAQQMRNFAYLIGDRETGDAVVVDPAYSAGELVDALEADGMRLSGVLVSHHHPDHVGGTMMGFTLAGVAELLERVSVPVHVNSLEAEWVSQVTGIAMSDLTAHEHGDKVNVGDIDIELLHTPGHTPGSQCFLLDGRLVAGDTLFLEGCGRTDFPGGNVDDMFRSLQSLSTLSGDPTVFPGHWYSAEPSAPLSDVKRSNYVYRASNLDQWRMLMGG; from the coding sequence ATGGCTTCCGACGCAGATCGCCTGTACTTCCGCCAGCTGCTCTCGGGCCGCGATTTCGCGGCCGCCGATCCGATTGCCCAGCAGATGCGCAATTTCGCCTACCTGATCGGCGACCGGGAGACCGGTGACGCGGTGGTGGTCGACCCGGCGTATTCGGCAGGCGAACTGGTCGACGCGCTCGAGGCCGACGGCATGCGGCTGTCCGGGGTGCTGGTCAGCCACCACCACCCCGACCATGTCGGCGGCACCATGATGGGCTTCACGCTGGCCGGCGTGGCCGAGCTGCTGGAGCGGGTGAGCGTGCCGGTGCACGTGAATTCACTTGAGGCCGAATGGGTTTCACAGGTCACCGGGATCGCGATGAGCGATCTGACCGCACATGAGCACGGCGACAAGGTCAACGTCGGCGATATCGACATCGAACTGCTGCACACCCCCGGGCACACCCCGGGCAGCCAGTGCTTCCTGCTCGACGGCCGACTGGTCGCCGGGGACACGCTGTTCCTGGAGGGCTGCGGACGCACCGACTTCCCGGGCGGCAACGTCGACGACATGTTCCGCAGCCTGCAGTCGCTGTCGACGCTGTCGGGCGATCCGACGGTCTTCCCAGGCCACTGGTACTCCGCGGAGCCGAGCGCCCCGCTCTCGGATGTGAAGCGCTCCAATTACGTCTACCGCGCCAGCAATCTGGACCAGTGGCGCATGCTGATGGGCGGCTGA
- a CDS encoding DUF2235 domain-containing protein, which yields MKNIVLCFDHSGESNATTLFRLVDQGGQFGWRQYTNSRPEDARASVAAAYTHLVDHWHPGDDVYVFGAGSGAACAQALTRLLGTIGVLDGDLRSYMLATYALPRTSRTAQEWRHVTEVAAGLAEHDDITLPVRFLGLWDATRIRGTAGPVNVIAGRHAVAIDGAPNLQRVEGVDEVWFRGSHRDIVSSPLTLEWMLDGAERAGLRLDRTPSVHAEPESSALNVGLRRLPADAVVHASVQMHVRAHPRYWRRLPAQVEWADQDWLDRGERLMAGTSAPPLRPRALAAAS from the coding sequence ATGAAGAACATCGTGTTGTGTTTCGACCACTCTGGGGAAAGCAATGCCACAACGCTCTTCCGGCTCGTCGATCAGGGCGGACAGTTCGGCTGGCGGCAGTACACCAACAGCCGACCCGAAGATGCCCGCGCATCGGTCGCCGCCGCCTACACGCACCTGGTCGATCACTGGCATCCCGGTGACGATGTCTATGTCTTCGGGGCCGGTAGCGGCGCGGCCTGCGCTCAGGCGCTGACCCGCCTGCTGGGCACCATCGGTGTGCTCGACGGCGATCTGCGCAGCTACATGCTGGCCACCTACGCACTGCCGCGGACCTCGCGCACCGCACAGGAATGGCGGCACGTCACCGAGGTCGCCGCCGGACTGGCCGAGCACGACGACATCACGCTGCCGGTGCGTTTCCTGGGGTTGTGGGATGCCACCCGCATCCGCGGGACGGCCGGGCCGGTCAACGTCATCGCCGGCCGCCACGCCGTGGCCATCGACGGCGCGCCGAACCTGCAGCGCGTCGAGGGCGTGGACGAGGTGTGGTTCCGCGGATCGCACCGCGACATCGTCTCCAGCCCGCTGACGCTGGAGTGGATGCTCGACGGCGCCGAGCGGGCCGGGCTGCGGCTGGACCGCACTCCGTCGGTGCATGCCGAGCCGGAAAGCTCGGCGCTGAACGTGGGGCTGCGCCGGTTGCCGGCCGATGCCGTCGTGCACGCCAGCGTCCAGATGCATGTGCGGGCGCATCCGCGGTACTGGCGCCGGCTTCCGGCCCAGGTCGAATGGGCCGATCAGGACTGGCTGGACCGCGGGGAGCGCTTGATGGCCGGCACCTCGGCCCCGCCACTGCGGCCGAGGGCGCTCGCCGCGGCGTCCTGA